From the Nocardiopsis changdeensis genome, one window contains:
- a CDS encoding NmrA family transcriptional regulator: protein MNENTSTEHILLTGGTGMTGRRVHALLSEAGVRTRVASRSGEPRFDWHDTSTWDAALDGATGVYLCYHPDLAFPGAAGTVAAFAERAARAGVRRMALLSGRGEKGARDAEDMVRAAFPGTTVLRCSVFAQDFSESFFLPPLLGGALPLPVPDVPEPFVDLDDVALVAARSLTGDGHGGATYELTGPEAVTFAEAVRVVGEVSGRDVRFLEVPPEEFVAAMAAAGAPEELAHGLVGLLEEILDGRNAEPADGVERALGRPATPFADYARKAADAWR from the coding sequence ATGAACGAGAACACGAGCACCGAGCACATCCTCCTCACCGGCGGCACCGGGATGACCGGACGCCGCGTCCACGCCCTCCTCTCCGAGGCCGGGGTCCGGACCCGGGTCGCCTCCCGGTCCGGGGAGCCGCGCTTCGACTGGCACGACACCTCCACCTGGGACGCCGCCCTGGACGGGGCCACCGGCGTCTACCTCTGCTACCACCCCGACCTGGCGTTCCCCGGCGCCGCCGGAACGGTGGCGGCGTTCGCCGAACGCGCCGCACGGGCCGGGGTCCGCCGGATGGCGCTGCTGTCCGGGCGGGGCGAGAAGGGGGCGCGGGACGCCGAGGACATGGTCCGCGCGGCGTTCCCCGGCACGACCGTGCTGCGCTGCTCGGTGTTCGCCCAGGACTTCTCGGAGAGCTTCTTCCTGCCCCCGCTGCTGGGGGGCGCCCTCCCGCTGCCGGTGCCCGACGTCCCCGAGCCGTTCGTGGACCTGGACGACGTCGCGCTGGTCGCCGCACGCTCCCTGACCGGGGACGGGCACGGGGGTGCGACCTACGAGCTGACCGGGCCGGAGGCGGTCACGTTCGCCGAGGCGGTGCGCGTGGTGGGCGAGGTCTCCGGGAGGGACGTCCGCTTCCTGGAGGTGCCGCCGGAGGAGTTCGTCGCGGCGATGGCGGCGGCGGGCGCCCCCGAGGAGCTGGCGCACGGACTGGTGGGGCTGCTGGAGGAGATCCTGGACGGCCGCAACGCCGAACCCGCCGACGGGGTGGAGCGCGCCCTGGGCCGCCCCGCCACACCGTTCGCCGACTACGCCCGCAAGGCGGCGGACGCCTGGCGGTAG
- a CDS encoding AraC family transcriptional regulator yields the protein MDPLSHLLDGPRARGAFTLRVVMRPPWGIRLLDRSALTLAVVTSGDVWVDVGDGGARATAGDVLLVRGPEPYTLSDRGGRAPTITVHPGQRCVAADGQEVHLSMLHGVGTWGNDPDGPDTLIVGAYEDDSEVGRLALSALPRLAVLPGERVDPALVSLLSREITSDRVAQSGLNDRLLDCLLVMAVRAWIEDAPDHAPSWLNARHDPVVARALDLVHERPADPWTLAGLARACAVSRSTLADRFQRAVGTPPMTYLRTWRLTLAGDLLTARPDLGLEAVAARVGYGSAFAFSAAFKHHTGRSPSHYRAPAPAP from the coding sequence ATGGATCCGCTCTCCCACCTCCTGGACGGACCCCGGGCCCGGGGCGCCTTCACCCTGCGCGTCGTCATGCGCCCCCCGTGGGGCATCCGGCTGCTGGACCGCTCCGCCCTCACCCTGGCCGTGGTCACCTCCGGGGACGTGTGGGTGGACGTCGGCGACGGCGGCGCCCGGGCCACGGCCGGGGACGTGCTCCTCGTGCGCGGGCCCGAGCCCTACACGCTCTCCGACCGGGGCGGGCGCGCCCCCACGATCACCGTCCACCCCGGGCAGCGCTGTGTGGCGGCCGACGGCCAGGAGGTGCACCTGAGCATGCTCCACGGCGTCGGGACGTGGGGGAACGACCCCGACGGGCCCGACACCCTGATCGTCGGCGCCTACGAGGACGACAGCGAGGTCGGCCGGCTGGCGCTGTCCGCGCTGCCCCGCCTGGCGGTGCTGCCGGGCGAGCGCGTCGACCCGGCCCTGGTGTCCCTGCTGTCCAGGGAGATCACCAGCGACCGCGTCGCCCAGTCCGGGCTCAACGACCGGCTGCTGGACTGCCTGCTGGTGATGGCCGTCCGCGCCTGGATCGAGGACGCGCCCGACCACGCCCCGAGCTGGCTCAACGCCCGCCACGACCCGGTGGTGGCCCGTGCCCTGGACCTCGTCCACGAACGCCCGGCGGACCCGTGGACCCTCGCGGGCCTGGCCCGCGCCTGCGCGGTCTCGCGCTCCACCCTGGCCGACCGCTTCCAGCGCGCCGTGGGCACCCCGCCTATGACCTACCTGCGCACGTGGCGCCTCACCCTCGCCGGCGACCTCCTCACGGCCCGCCCCGACCTCGGCCTGGAGGCCGTCGCCGCCCGTGTCGGCTACGGCAGCGCCTTCGCCTTCAGCGCCGCCTTCAAGCACCACACTGGACGCAGCCCCTCCCACTACCGCGCCCCGGCCCCCGCCCCCTGA